Below is a genomic region from Lysobacter terrestris.
TGCGGCGGCCCGCCCCTGTTCATTGGAACCTTTGCCGGAGCCCCGGGTCCGATCCACAGGCCTGCTCTTCCTCGTCGATCCCGCAGGCCTGCGAAGCCCTGGTTCCGAGGCCGGGGCTTCGCCTTTTGCGGCCGCGGCCGGGCCTACTTCTTCTTCGGCAGGTACAGGTCGGTGATCGTGCCTTCGTACACCTCGGCCGCCATGCCGACCGATTCGCTCAGGGTCGGGTGCGGGTGGATGGTGTGACCGATGTCGGCGGCTTCGCAGCCCATCTCGATGGCCAGGGCCAGTTCGGCGATGAGGTCGCCCGCGTGCACGCCGACGATGCCGGCGCCGACGATGCGGTGCGTGGCTTCGTCGAAGACCAGCTTGGTGAAGCCCTCGGTGCGGCCCAGGCCGATCGCGCGGCCCGACGCGGCCCACGGGAACTTGCCCACGCCGACCTGCAGGCCCTTGGCCTTCGCCTCGGTTTCGGTGACGCCGACCCAGGCGATCTCCGGATCCGTGTAGGCCACCGACGGGATCACCCGCGCGACCCATTCCTTCTTCTCGCCGGCGGCGACTTCGGCGGCCAGCTTGCCCTCGTGCGTCGCCTTGTGCGCGAGCATCGGGTTACCGACGAGGTCGCCGATGGCGAAGATGTGCGGCACGTTGGTGCGCATCTGCCGGTCGACCGGGATGAAGCCGCGCTCGGTGACGTTCACGCCGGCCTTGTCGGCATCGATCCTGTTGCCATTGGGCGCACGGCCGACGGCGACCAGCACGCGATCGAACAGCTGCGCCTCGATCGACGCCGGCTTGCCGGCCTCGGCGCTTTCGAACGCGACCTTGAGGCCGTCCTTCTGCGCCTGCGTGCCCGCGGCCTTGGTCTTCAGGTGCACGGCGACGCCCTGTTTCTTCAGGCGGTCGGCGAGCGGCTTGACCAGGTCGGGATCGGCGCCCGGCATCAGCTGGTCCATGAATTCGACCACGGTGACCTGCGAACCCAGCGCGCGGTACACGGTCGCCATTTCCAGGCCGATGATGCCGCCGCCGACGACGAGCAGCTTGTCCGGCACGTCGGCAAGATCGAGCGCGTCGGTGGAATCCATCACGCGCCTGTCGTCCCAGGGGAAGCCCGGCAGCTTCACCGCCTGCGAACCGGCGGCGATGATGCATTGCTCGAAGCGCAACAGCTGCGTGCCGGCCGCACCGACGACTTCGATCTCGTTGGGCGAAACGAACTTGCCCACGCCCTCGAGCACGCGCACCTTGCGCTGCTTGGACATGCCGGCCAGGCCCTTGGTGAGGTTGCCGACCACCTTGTCCTTGTACGCGCGCAGCTTGTCCAGGGTGATCTTCGGCTTGCCGAAGTCGATGCCGTAGTCGCTGGCATGCGCGGCTTCATCGATCACCGCCGCCGCGTGCAGCACCGCCTTGGACGGAATGCAGCCGACGTTGAGGCAGACGCCGCCGAGGGTGGCGTAGCGTTCGACCAGCACGGTGTCGAGGCCGAGGTCGGCGGCGCGGAACGCCGCGGTGTAGCCGCCTGGGCCCGAGCCGAGCACGAGCATGCGGCATTCGACGTCGGCCTTGCGGCCGCTGGCTGCAGCGGCTTGCGGCGCCTTTGCCGGAGTCGCTGCGGCAGGCGCAGCAACGGCAGGCGCGGGCGCGGCTGGAGCCGCCGGCGCGACTGGCTGCGATGCCTGCGCGGCCGCACCCGCCTCCGATTCGATGATGGCCACGACACTGCCTTCCGACAGCTTGTCACCGACCTTGACCTTCAACGCGACCACCTTGCCGGAGGCCGACGCGGGCACTTCCATCGTCGCCTTGTCCGACTCCAGCGTGACCAGGCCCTGGTCCTGCTTCACCACGTCGCCGACCGCGACCAGCACTTCGATCACGGGTACGTCGTCGTAACCGCCGATATCAGGAACCTTGACTTCGATGTTGGCCATTGCCGGCTTCCGTTCAATAGGTCGACGCGGACATTCGCGCGCCCGGGGAAAAGCGTTACTTGAAGAGGGTCCAGCCGCGACGCTTTTCTGCCTCGGCGTCCGATTCGTCCACCGTCGCGGCAGGCCCATCGACCATCTGGCGCATGCGATCCAGTTGTTCGCCGAGCTGGCGCCAGCGCTTCGCGCGCTTCTCGTCGCCCTCGTCGCTGGCCTCGATCAGCAGGTCGATCTGCTCGCGCATCAGCTCGCCCAGTTCGCAATCCGGGCGCAGGCCGCTGACCCGCAGCACATCACCGGAAGCGGGATCGCCGACGACGAACAGCCAGGTGTCCTCTTCGCTGAAAGGCGCCTGGCTGCCTTCCACCGCGACCGCACCCAGCGCGTGGCGCCAGTCCTCGATCAGGCGCGTCGCCACGGCGGCCGGAATGGCCGCCTGCTCGACGTCGGGCGTCTGTTGCGTGCGCAGTTCGAGCTTGCCGCCGCTCCACGCGTGCACGCGCTCGTCGGCAACGGCGTGGCGCAGCGTCCAGTCGCCGCCCGCCGGGTCGGGGATCAGCTGCACGCCGCTTTCCGCGCCGGTGCGCGGCAGCAGGGTGAAGCCCCAGGCGACCGGCTGGTCGCCGGAGAGCAGCTTCTCCACGGCGGTGCCGTAGTTCTCCGTCGCCGGCGGCCAACCGCGGCCGAGCGCGATCCGGCACTGCGCCTCGTCCGCGTGCGCGAGCGGCGCCGCGAACGCCATCGCCAGCAGCAAGCCGGTGCAAGCAGCGCGGCGCATCACAGCAGCACCCGGCGCATGTCGGCCAGCAGTTGCGCGAGATACGCGGTGAAGCGCGCGGCGGCGGCGCCGTCGATCACGCGATGGTCGTAGCTCAGCGACAGCGGCAGGATCAGGCGTGGCGCGAACTGCGCGCCATCCCACACCGGGCGGATCGCCGACTTGGACACGCCGAGGATGGCGACTTCCGGCGCATTCACAATCGGGGTGAACTTGGTGCCGCCGATGCCGCCGAGCGAGCTGATCGAGAAGCAGCCGCCCTGCATGTCGGCGGGGCCGAGCTTGCCGTCGCGCGCCTTCTTCGCCAGCTCGCTGGTTTCCTGCGCGATCTGCAGCACGCCCTTCTTGTCGACGTCGCGCACGACCGGCACGACCAGGCCGTTGGGGGTGTCGGCGGCGAAGCCGATGTGGAAGTACTTCTTCAGCGTGAGGTTCTCGCCGCTGGCGTCGAGCGAGGCGTTGAAGGTCGGGTACTTCTGCAGGCCCGCGACCGCCGCCTTCATCAGGAAGGCGAGCATGGTCAGCTTGATGCCCGCCTTCTCGTTTTCCTTGTTGAGCGCGACGCGCAGCTCTTCCAAGTCGGTGATGTCGGCGTCGTCGTGCTGGGTGACGTGCGGGATCATCGCCCAGTTGCGCGCGAGGTTGGCGCCGGAGATCTTCTGGATGCGCGAGAGCTCGCGCGTTTCCACTGCGCCGAACTTGCTGAAGTCGACCTTCGGCCACGGCAGCAGGTTGAGTCCGCCGCCACCGGCCGCAGCCGGCGCCGCGGCGGCAACGCCACTGCCGCTCATCACCGACTTCACGAACTTCGCCACGTCGTCCTTGCCGATGCGGCCACCGCGCTCGCTGCCCTGCACCCGGGAGAGGTCGACACCGAGTTCGCGTGCGAACAGGCGCACCGCCGGGCTGGCGTAGGGGACCTTGTCCGGCATGAGTTCGTCGGCGGTGAACGCCACCGGCGGCGACATCGCGCTGGAAGGCCGCGGCGGCGCGGCTTCCGGGTCGATGCCCGGGCGCGCGGCCAGCGCCGCATCGACGATGGCGGCGCCCTGCTGCTCGGCGATGGATTGCTGGGTGAGGCGGTCGGGCTGCGCGGCCACCACGACCGGTTCGACCCGGGTCGCGGTCTCGGCGGCGGCCACCGTCTTCGCGGCGACCGGTTCGGCGCGCGGCGGTTCGGCCGCGGCGGGTGCGGGCTGGGTGCCGGCGCCGGCATCGGCCGCTTCGATCAGGGCGACGACGCTGCCCTCGGACAGCTTGTCGCCGACCTTGACCTTGAGTTCGCGGATCACGCCGGCGAACGGCGCGGGGACTTCCATGGTCGCCTTGTCGGATTCCAGCGTGACCAGGCCCTGGTCCGGTTTCACCGTATCGCCCACGGCGACCAGCAGTTCGATCACGGGCACGTCGTCGTATCCCCCGATGTCGGGGACGCGTGCTTCCTTCAACTCAGCCATGGGGGGCTCCGCAAGCGCGAAAGTACCTAT
It encodes:
- a CDS encoding dihydrolipoyllysine-residue acetyltransferase is translated as MAELKEARVPDIGGYDDVPVIELLVAVGDTVKPDQGLVTLESDKATMEVPAPFAGVIRELKVKVGDKLSEGSVVALIEAADAGAGTQPAPAAAEPPRAEPVAAKTVAAAETATRVEPVVVAAQPDRLTQQSIAEQQGAAIVDAALAARPGIDPEAAPPRPSSAMSPPVAFTADELMPDKVPYASPAVRLFARELGVDLSRVQGSERGGRIGKDDVAKFVKSVMSGSGVAAAAPAAAGGGGLNLLPWPKVDFSKFGAVETRELSRIQKISGANLARNWAMIPHVTQHDDADITDLEELRVALNKENEKAGIKLTMLAFLMKAAVAGLQKYPTFNASLDASGENLTLKKYFHIGFAADTPNGLVVPVVRDVDKKGVLQIAQETSELAKKARDGKLGPADMQGGCFSISSLGGIGGTKFTPIVNAPEVAILGVSKSAIRPVWDGAQFAPRLILPLSLSYDHRVIDGAAAARFTAYLAQLLADMRRVLL
- the lpdA gene encoding dihydrolipoyl dehydrogenase → MANIEVKVPDIGGYDDVPVIEVLVAVGDVVKQDQGLVTLESDKATMEVPASASGKVVALKVKVGDKLSEGSVVAIIESEAGAAAQASQPVAPAAPAAPAPAVAAPAAATPAKAPQAAAASGRKADVECRMLVLGSGPGGYTAAFRAADLGLDTVLVERYATLGGVCLNVGCIPSKAVLHAAAVIDEAAHASDYGIDFGKPKITLDKLRAYKDKVVGNLTKGLAGMSKQRKVRVLEGVGKFVSPNEIEVVGAAGTQLLRFEQCIIAAGSQAVKLPGFPWDDRRVMDSTDALDLADVPDKLLVVGGGIIGLEMATVYRALGSQVTVVEFMDQLMPGADPDLVKPLADRLKKQGVAVHLKTKAAGTQAQKDGLKVAFESAEAGKPASIEAQLFDRVLVAVGRAPNGNRIDADKAGVNVTERGFIPVDRQMRTNVPHIFAIGDLVGNPMLAHKATHEGKLAAEVAAGEKKEWVARVIPSVAYTDPEIAWVGVTETEAKAKGLQVGVGKFPWAASGRAIGLGRTEGFTKLVFDEATHRIVGAGIVGVHAGDLIAELALAIEMGCEAADIGHTIHPHPTLSESVGMAAEVYEGTITDLYLPKKK